A genomic region of Dermacentor andersoni chromosome 9, qqDerAnde1_hic_scaffold, whole genome shotgun sequence contains the following coding sequences:
- the LOC126529631 gene encoding uncharacterized protein produces the protein MTAGGLPSLQLLQRANKYSWYHAVTGASFEKDIPKLLHRLGTQGSGTGVKLNTCAYRENAKERGDFYNFSLHKSNSPYTATSQSRKRGNFKCRYCGRFFVYLTPFIAHEEAHTNEKRFRCYFCPEAFVTRQLLTIHLRIHKDEILGDNDNAP, from the exons ATGACCGCTGGAGGCCTTCCAAGTTTGCAGTTGTTGCAGAGAGCCAATAAATATTCTTGGTACCACGCAG tAACCGGTGCCTCGTTCGAGAAGGACATACCGAAACTCTTACATCGTTTGGGCACGCAAGGAAGCGGTACAGGCGTCAAGCTGAACACCTGTGCTTACAGGGAGAACGCCAAGGAGCGCGGTGATTTCTACAACTTCTCACTTCACAAAAG CAACAGCCCGTACACAGCCACCAGCCAGTCGCGCAAGAGGGGAAATTTCAAGTGTCGCTACTGCGGTAGATTCTTTGTCTACCTGACACCTTTCATCGCCCATGAAGAGGCACACACCAATGAGAAGCGCTTCCGCTGCTACTTTTGCCCCGAGGCCTTTGTCACCCGCCAGCTGTTGACCATCCACCTCCGTATCCACAAGGACGAGATACTTGGCGACAACGACAACGCGCCATAA